CCTTTTATAAATCTATCCTCTAAATCCTAAAATCCTTAAATCCTTGTTTCTAAAATCCCTGTCCTTCAATCCTTGTTTCTAAAATCCATGTCCTAAAATCCTTAAATCCTCGTTCCTAAAATCCTTGCCCTGAAATCCTTGCCCTAAAATCCTCGTTTCTAAAATCCTATCTGCGAAATCTGCGTGAGAGAAACTGCACCCCTCGGTTCCCCGTTTTTAGCTACAAAGAGTAACAAATGGAATGTTAATTGCATTTATGAAGTGAAACACAATTGGAAAATGCGAAAAGAATTGCCAATCGTGTATAAGATAGTTAATTACAGAGGAATAGATGACTGTTCTGATAATAGTTACTCTGATATTGATAATCCATTGGATTATAGAATATCAAAGGCATACAAGAAATGTCCAGGCAATCCCTATCCGAATTCATATTAACGGCACGCGGGGAAAATCAAGTGTAACCCGTCTTGTTGCTGCCGGTTTGAGGGAAGGAGGAAAAGTAGCGGTTGCAAAAACTACCGGAACTTTACCCCGAGTTATTCTTCCGGATGGTCGGGAAGCTGCTATTTTGCGTTTAATGGGTGCTAATATAATTGAGCAGAAATATATCTTTCGGCATGCCGTAAAGCATAAACCGGATGCTGTAGTTATTGAATGTATGGCAGTGAATCCTGCTTTACAGTGGATAACGGAGCGTAAATTTATTCGTAGTACTATTAGTGTAATCACTAATTGCCGGGAAGACCATTTGGATTTGATGGGTTCTACGGTGCAGAGTGTTACAATGTGTTTAAGTAATACTATTCCTAAAAACGGTATTTGTTACACGGCAGAAGAAGAGCAATTTCCTCTTTTGGAAAAAGTTGCCCAAAGCAGGCATTGCCAAATTCGTAAAATTCGTCCTGTGGATGTAACTAAAGCGGAATTGGACAAATTTCGCTACATTGAGCATGCGGAAAATGTGCAATTGGCTTTAGCGGTATGTGCGGAAGCGGGAATTGAGCGTGAGGTAGCTTTAAGGGGAATGCAAAAAGCAACGCCAGACCCAGGTGCCTTAAAAAAATACCGGATAGAAGACAGGGGTAAGACCATAATATTCTATAATGTATTTGCTGCTAATGACCCGCAATCAACGGTTGGTATTATTCAAATGGTAACCGGTCACTTACAGGATGTGGAAAAAATTATTATTCTGAATAGTAGAGCCGACCGTTTATTTCGCAGTCAGCAATTAGTTGAAGCAGTTAAGAACCTGGATTTTTCATACTTATTGCTGACGGGTGAAATTCCCGATAAAATAGAAACTTTTGCACTTCAGGCAGGGATTGCTCAAGAAAAGATAATTCCTTTGGGTGAACCTTTACCGGAGGTTATCTATCAGAAGATTTGGGAGCTTACTAAAACCGAAGCGCATATCTTGGGAATTGGTAATATTGCCGGAACGATAAAATACGGGGCACAAATTGTAGCCCACTTCAGACATAAATTGAAAGAGTGTAATGAAAGGAGCCGGAATTGATTGATACAATAGTTCAAGCCGCGGTGGGTATGGGTGTAATTATTTCACTGATGTTCAGTGAATTACTGGGTGCTTCTGCCGGTGGGATAGTTGTTCCCGGTTACATTGCCCTATATCTTGACAAGCCCTTGCAGATTTTAGGCACTTTAATAATCAGTTTGCTTACTTGGGGCATAATTAGAATTATAAGCAATTTTACTTTGCTTTTCGGTAAACGGAGAATGGTGCTGAGCATTTTAATCGGCTTTATTTTGGGTTGGTTATCGCGGATATTGGTTGTTCAGGATATTACCATTCATCAATTGCAAATGCAATCCATTGGTTACATTATTCCCGGGTTAATTGCCAACTGGTTTGAAAGGCAGGGTTTTTGGAAAACATTATCTTCAATGGGCATAGCTGCGATAGTAGTCCGATTAGCTTTAATGGTAATTTTTAACGGAGAGTTGTAAAATGATGTATCGTCCTTCACTGAAATCCAACCGTTCGTTAATCATCCTTTTGCTGTTAGCCATATTATTATTCTATATTGCGCAGACCAGTTACATTAAAGTTAGAACCGATAATTATGATGCCAAACTTGCTTCAGCGCAATTGATGAAAGCAGCGATAGATTCTTTAACTGCGGAATTGCATAACCGCAATATTGAAATTGACCCGATAGACGACCCTCTGCAAACAGGTTTAATTGGTATTCGGCTTAGCTCTATAACTACCGATAGAGGGCTGCTATCAGAAAAACGGGCAGCTCTTAATCCCAATTTGGCGGCTATCTTTGTGGAAGAGCTTTCCAAGCTGAAACTTATGCCCGGTGATTATATTGCGGTTGGCATCACAGGTAGCAATCCGGCAGTAAATATCGCTTTATATTCAGCTTTGCAAGTGATGGAATTGAATCCCAAAATAATCGTGGCATTATCTTCCGCTTCTTATGGAGCAAACCGTCCAGAGCTAACCTGGCTGGATATAGAAAGTATCTTAAAAGAAAAGGGACTATTTAAATTCAACTCCAGTTATGCTTCCCTGGGTGGTAAAGAGGACTTGGCAATCGGCTTATCGGATAATGGCATTTTAGCCCTGAGAGAAGCGAT
This Candidatus Cloacimonas sp. DNA region includes the following protein-coding sequences:
- the pgsB gene encoding poly-gamma-glutamate synthase PgsB, translated to MTVLIIVTLILIIHWIIEYQRHTRNVQAIPIRIHINGTRGKSSVTRLVAAGLREGGKVAVAKTTGTLPRVILPDGREAAILRLMGANIIEQKYIFRHAVKHKPDAVVIECMAVNPALQWITERKFIRSTISVITNCREDHLDLMGSTVQSVTMCLSNTIPKNGICYTAEEEQFPLLEKVAQSRHCQIRKIRPVDVTKAELDKFRYIEHAENVQLALAVCAEAGIEREVALRGMQKATPDPGALKKYRIEDRGKTIIFYNVFAANDPQSTVGIIQMVTGHLQDVEKIIILNSRADRLFRSQQLVEAVKNLDFSYLLLTGEIPDKIETFALQAGIAQEKIIPLGEPLPEVIYQKIWELTKTEAHILGIGNIAGTIKYGAQIVAHFRHKLKECNERSRN
- the pgsC gene encoding poly-gamma-glutamate biosynthesis protein PgsC, which gives rise to MIDTIVQAAVGMGVIISLMFSELLGASAGGIVVPGYIALYLDKPLQILGTLIISLLTWGIIRIISNFTLLFGKRRMVLSILIGFILGWLSRILVVQDITIHQLQMQSIGYIIPGLIANWFERQGFWKTLSSMGIAAIVVRLALMVIFNGEL
- the pgsW gene encoding poly-gamma-glutamate system protein, with the translated sequence MMYRPSLKSNRSLIILLLLAILLFYIAQTSYIKVRTDNYDAKLASAQLMKAAIDSLTAELHNRNIEIDPIDDPLQTGLIGIRLSSITTDRGLLSEKRAALNPNLAAIFVEELSKLKLMPGDYIAVGITGSNPAVNIALYSALQVMELNPKIIVALSSASYGANRPELTWLDIESILKEKGLFKFNSSYASLGGKEDLAIGLSDNGILALREAMSRNNVPLLIGSDLNDNIDIRMAAYEELLPAGERYKAFVNIGTGLANVGSEPNANLIPEGINRSLAEHNYEKEGVMIKMAKNNVPVLHFRRILRWAKRYNLPTSFDTMPKVGEGKMFSSLIHNQTINIICLAILLIAIVVVIIFDRHDRRFMANIIDPDEEL